One window of Chamaesiphon minutus PCC 6605 genomic DNA carries:
- a CDS encoding alpha-ketoglutarate decarboxylase yields MTNQNPAVPAPGSPQERRQRDLLSKVNAHADRSLDRLFADIEELLSGDLEADSSSAIERAQHKNTDSTRHYPPAQSPQSDSHYYPAAGSFTGAEPSFSDDSIDDAPPTTVPKRKKSLPIWLMVGSGLGITAIAAGSLLFWLVKERKIDMPNIDTSWLPFQSQQVSPADAQFADYMRKSIAKIEATNRVPVAPAPAANIPEPALTTPAAANPTITNAPSAIVTAPISASPAAVTTPIALVKTLDKTNRPGAIFQIDGQTQTIRVGQQIGTSKWSLVAVAKGEVTIKQKGGQIRSLDVGQKF; encoded by the coding sequence ATGACTAACCAAAACCCCGCAGTTCCCGCCCCTGGTTCGCCGCAGGAGAGACGCCAACGCGACCTCCTCAGCAAAGTCAATGCCCATGCAGATCGCTCGCTCGATCGCTTATTTGCAGATATCGAAGAACTCCTCAGCGGCGATCTCGAAGCCGACTCTTCATCCGCCATCGAGCGCGCCCAGCACAAAAACACAGATTCCACCCGCCACTATCCTCCCGCACAATCGCCGCAATCTGATTCTCATTACTATCCCGCCGCAGGATCTTTCACTGGCGCGGAGCCATCATTTTCGGACGATTCGATCGACGATGCACCGCCAACCACCGTACCCAAGCGCAAAAAATCGCTCCCAATTTGGCTGATGGTAGGATCGGGACTTGGCATCACCGCCATCGCCGCAGGCAGTCTGCTGTTTTGGCTGGTAAAAGAACGGAAGATCGACATGCCGAATATCGATACTAGTTGGCTGCCCTTCCAATCTCAGCAAGTCTCGCCCGCAGACGCGCAATTTGCCGACTACATGCGTAAATCGATCGCCAAAATCGAAGCAACAAATCGAGTTCCTGTAGCCCCCGCACCCGCCGCCAACATTCCCGAACCCGCTTTGACAACTCCAGCAGCGGCAAACCCCACTATTACCAACGCTCCTAGCGCGATCGTCACAGCACCAATTTCTGCTAGCCCAGCAGCCGTCACCACCCCCATCGCACTCGTCAAAACTCTAGACAAAACCAATCGTCCTGGTGCCATTTTTCAGATCGACGGTCAAACCCAAACTATTCGTGTCGGTCAACAAATTGGCACCAGCAAGTGGTCTTTAGTGGCTGTTGCCAAAGGCGAAGTCACCATCAAACAAAAAGGCGGCCAAATCCGCTCGCTTGATGTCGGTCAGAAATTCTAG
- a CDS encoding peptidylprolyl isomerase codes for MTRATIETEKGNINIQFFDADAPNTVKNFVDLAEKGFYDGLTFHRVINNFMIQGGCPQGTGTGGPGYKIKCEINPNKHKAGTLSMAHAGKNTGGSQFFICHSPQPHLDGVHTVFGQTEDMDVVNAIKGGDKMLSVKIQHD; via the coding sequence ATGACTCGCGCAACGATCGAAACGGAAAAAGGCAATATCAATATCCAGTTTTTTGATGCTGATGCTCCCAACACTGTCAAAAACTTTGTCGATTTGGCAGAAAAAGGTTTTTACGACGGATTGACTTTTCACCGCGTCATTAATAATTTCATGATTCAAGGTGGTTGCCCTCAAGGTACTGGTACTGGCGGCCCTGGCTACAAGATTAAGTGTGAGATCAATCCCAATAAGCACAAAGCAGGGACGCTCTCCATGGCACATGCAGGTAAAAATACTGGCGGCAGTCAGTTCTTTATCTGCCATTCTCCTCAGCCGCATTTAGACGGGGTACACACTGTTTTCGGTCAAACTGAAGATATGGACGTCGTCAATGCTATTAAAGGTGGCGATAAGATGCTCTCAGTTAAGATTCAACACGACTAA
- the rpmI gene encoding 50S ribosomal protein L35, whose amino-acid sequence MPKLKSRKAAAKRFRASGSGKIMRRKAFKSHLLEHKNADRRRSLSKATAVDETDVLRVRGMLPYL is encoded by the coding sequence ATGCCGAAACTCAAAAGCCGCAAAGCAGCAGCGAAGCGTTTTCGCGCTAGCGGCAGTGGTAAAATCATGCGCCGTAAGGCATTTAAGAGCCACCTGCTCGAACACAAAAACGCCGATCGTCGTCGGAGCCTATCGAAGGCAACTGCGGTTGACGAGACTGACGTACTCAGAGTACGTGGGATGCTCCCCTACTTGTAA
- the def gene encoding peptide deformylase, translating to MSKILQISEIGSPILRDRSTAIANLADPQLDELIDNLMATAHSANGVGIAAPQVASSIRLFIVASRPSPRYPHAPTMEPTAMINPEIVARSGELVAGWEGCLSVPGQRGLVLRDRAIEVKYFTKHGELVRQELTDFVARIFQHELDHLDGILFPDRVSNPTELITEAEYMKIAFDR from the coding sequence ATGAGTAAAATTCTTCAGATTTCGGAAATTGGTAGTCCGATCTTACGCGATCGATCGACTGCGATTGCGAATCTTGCCGATCCACAACTTGACGAGTTAATTGACAATCTGATGGCGACGGCTCATTCTGCCAATGGTGTTGGTATTGCCGCTCCACAAGTTGCTTCATCCATTCGACTATTTATCGTCGCATCGCGTCCTAGTCCGCGCTATCCCCACGCGCCGACGATGGAACCTACAGCCATGATAAATCCAGAGATTGTCGCTCGATCTGGCGAGTTAGTTGCAGGTTGGGAAGGGTGCCTGAGCGTACCAGGACAGCGCGGTTTGGTGTTAAGAGATCGCGCGATCGAGGTTAAATATTTTACTAAGCATGGAGAGTTAGTCCGACAAGAGCTAACTGATTTTGTTGCCCGAATTTTTCAACACGAACTCGATCATTTGGATGGCATTTTATTTCCCGACCGAGTCTCCAATCCTACCGAATTAATTACAGAAGCCGAATATATGAAAATCGCCTTCGATCGTTAA
- the rplT gene encoding 50S ribosomal protein L20, whose protein sequence is MTRVKRGNVARKHRNKILKLAKGFRGSHSKLYRIANQQVMKALRNAYRDRKKKKRDFRRLWIARINAAARQHGMSYSQLIGNMKKADIQLNRKMLAQIAILDPASFEAVVKLAATAAK, encoded by the coding sequence ATGACTCGGGTAAAGCGCGGTAACGTGGCGCGGAAGCACCGCAACAAAATTCTCAAGTTAGCAAAAGGCTTTAGAGGTTCTCACTCTAAACTTTATCGGATTGCTAACCAACAAGTAATGAAGGCATTACGGAATGCCTATCGCGACCGTAAGAAGAAAAAACGCGACTTCCGCCGTTTGTGGATCGCACGGATCAACGCGGCTGCTCGTCAACACGGTATGAGCTACAGCCAACTGATCGGCAATATGAAAAAAGCCGACATCCAACTCAATCGCAAGATGCTCGCGCAAATTGCCATCCTCGATCCGGCTAGCTTTGAAGCAGTAGTCAAATTAGCCGCCACCGCAGCGAAATAG
- a CDS encoding YifB family Mg chelatase-like AAA ATPase: MLARVWSATIIGIEAVKVGVEVDVANGLPGITVVGLPDVAVQESKERVKTAIKNAGFAYPIRRITINLTPADLRKEGPSFDLPICVGILAASDQVSGELLGDYLFLGELSLDGSLRAVAGVLSIAAAAQKMGITGLVVPAANACEAAVVQGLQVYGLRDLAEVASFLNDPDRFEPMKVDVTGKLAQPQLECADLHDVKGQAHARRALEIAAAGGHNLIFVGPPGSGKTMLARRLPGILPPLSFDEAIEVTQIHSVAGLLKERGFLVCDRPYRSPHHSASGPALVGGGSFPRPGEISLAHRGVLFLDELTEFKRDVLEFLRQPLEDGHVTISRTRQSVSFPAQFTLVASTNPCPCGYYGDTIQACTCNPRQRETYWAKLSGPLMDRIDLQVAVNRLKPEEITDRPTGENSATVRPRVQAARDKARARFATAPGIVCNAQMQSRELRTWCPLDESSRQLLETAIRKLGLSARASDRIIKVARTIADLANADKIEPPHIAEAIQYRTIDRMQ; the protein is encoded by the coding sequence GTGCTAGCCAGAGTTTGGAGTGCGACAATTATCGGCATCGAGGCCGTCAAAGTAGGTGTCGAAGTCGATGTTGCCAACGGCTTGCCCGGAATTACCGTCGTCGGCTTGCCAGATGTGGCCGTCCAAGAGAGCAAAGAGCGCGTCAAAACAGCGATTAAAAATGCGGGATTTGCCTATCCGATCCGCCGCATCACGATTAATTTAACGCCAGCAGATTTACGCAAGGAAGGCCCCAGTTTCGATTTACCCATCTGTGTGGGCATCCTAGCCGCCTCAGACCAGGTCAGCGGTGAGTTGTTAGGGGATTATCTATTTTTGGGCGAACTGTCCTTAGATGGCAGTTTACGCGCCGTTGCGGGCGTGCTCTCGATCGCGGCTGCCGCTCAAAAAATGGGCATTACCGGATTGGTGGTACCCGCCGCGAATGCTTGCGAAGCAGCCGTGGTTCAAGGCTTACAAGTCTATGGCTTGCGAGATCTGGCTGAAGTTGCCTCTTTCCTCAACGACCCCGATCGGTTCGAGCCGATGAAAGTCGATGTCACGGGCAAACTCGCCCAACCCCAGCTAGAGTGTGCCGATCTCCACGATGTCAAAGGCCAAGCCCACGCCCGTCGCGCCCTGGAAATTGCCGCAGCAGGCGGACACAATCTGATTTTTGTCGGCCCCCCAGGCAGCGGGAAAACGATGCTGGCGCGGCGGTTGCCAGGGATTCTCCCACCCTTGAGCTTTGATGAAGCGATCGAAGTTACACAAATTCATTCTGTCGCTGGCTTGCTTAAAGAACGCGGCTTTTTGGTATGCGATCGACCATACCGCAGTCCGCACCATTCGGCATCGGGTCCTGCACTCGTTGGTGGTGGCTCATTTCCGCGTCCTGGGGAAATATCCCTCGCCCATCGCGGCGTCTTATTTCTCGACGAATTAACTGAGTTCAAACGCGACGTGCTCGAATTTTTGCGTCAACCATTAGAAGATGGACATGTCACCATCTCCCGCACCCGTCAGTCTGTCTCCTTCCCCGCCCAATTTACCCTCGTCGCTAGCACGAATCCGTGTCCTTGTGGTTATTATGGAGATACGATCCAGGCTTGCACCTGTAATCCCCGTCAGCGCGAGACTTATTGGGCAAAACTATCTGGCCCCCTGATGGATCGGATCGACCTCCAAGTTGCCGTAAATCGCCTCAAACCAGAGGAAATTACCGATCGACCCACAGGCGAAAATTCGGCCACAGTGCGCCCCCGCGTCCAAGCGGCACGCGACAAAGCCAGAGCGCGCTTTGCAACCGCACCCGGTATCGTCTGCAATGCTCAGATGCAAAGTCGAGAACTGCGCACCTGGTGTCCGCTCGACGAGAGCAGTCGGCAATTATTAGAAACAGCCATCCGTAAGTTAGGATTGTCAGCACGCGCGAGCGATCGCATTATTAAAGTTGCCAGAACCATCGCCGATCTCGCAAACGCCGATAAGATCGAACCCCCGCACATCGCCGAAGCAATTCAATATCGGACGATCGATCGAATGCAGTAA
- a CDS encoding TIGR04376 family protein translates to MGLIEDMNRFLESQIDDFLSKNPHLELQVIGAQLAEQEADTEQLIVDLRAQEKQTEKEILNTAQEIKSWYDRVQKATAAGRVDLAVPAQERVNALLPQGNQLWGKMQGLKERTVKAQELLQTIKNRRAEVKAKTTAAQAARTQAAVSSSNNNWGSVNNYTSTSNSADPLDAQFRRWEADEELEKLKRNLSK, encoded by the coding sequence ATGGGTCTAATCGAAGACATGAACCGCTTTCTCGAAAGTCAGATCGATGACTTTCTGAGTAAAAATCCGCACTTAGAACTACAGGTTATTGGTGCTCAACTAGCCGAACAAGAAGCTGATACCGAGCAGTTGATCGTAGACTTGCGAGCGCAAGAAAAACAAACCGAGAAAGAAATCCTCAATACCGCTCAAGAAATCAAAAGCTGGTACGATCGCGTCCAGAAAGCAACTGCCGCCGGACGAGTGGATCTAGCCGTACCTGCCCAAGAGCGCGTCAATGCCCTCCTCCCTCAAGGCAATCAACTCTGGGGTAAGATGCAAGGTTTAAAAGAGCGCACCGTCAAGGCTCAAGAATTGCTACAGACCATTAAAAATCGGCGCGCCGAAGTCAAAGCCAAAACCACAGCAGCCCAAGCAGCACGTACTCAAGCCGCCGTTAGTAGTAGTAATAACAACTGGGGGTCGGTAAATAATTATACTAGTACCAGCAATTCTGCCGATCCCCTAGATGCCCAATTTCGGCGGTGGGAGGCAGATGAAGAACTTGAGAAGCTAAAACGTAACTTAAGTAAATAG
- a CDS encoding MFS transporter translates to MSLTRAHTKLIRIRTNLLNRKSDLMPNPNAWTTKLTIFLASSLTVMAGATVSPSLPAMKQNFASTITDPDLLTTLVKLVITLPALFITIGSPIAGLIIDRFGRKPLLLVATILYGLAGTSGLYLESLPAILVGRAFLGLAVAGVMVSATTLIADYYSGPARAAFMGLQAGFMGLGGVLFLTLGGALAQQNWHYPFGIYLFAWAIVPLIMAFILEPDRARSLDPREIEESEAQSSSLPVAVLAIVYGLTTLSQIAFYLIPVQLPFFLETLVRAQPSQSGLAIALCTLFSALASVTYGKLKQRMEFITFLPIIFGLMGIGYLLIGQSTNWLQVLTGLAIAGMGLGILMPNMTVWLSTTVPDAVRGRALGGLSTAMFLGQFLSPIVTQPFTKPLGFGGVYALTGGILIVVALAFAVFKSQVRNLTRSQAI, encoded by the coding sequence ATGAGTCTAACTCGTGCCCATACCAAGCTCATTAGAATTAGAACAAACCTATTAAACCGCAAAAGCGATCTGATGCCGAACCCCAATGCTTGGACGACCAAATTGACGATATTCTTGGCCAGTAGTTTGACAGTAATGGCAGGTGCCACGGTTTCGCCGTCGCTACCTGCGATGAAACAAAACTTTGCCAGTACCATTACAGATCCCGATCTCCTCACGACTCTAGTCAAGTTAGTTATTACATTGCCAGCCCTATTTATTACGATCGGGTCGCCGATTGCAGGGTTGATTATAGATCGATTCGGACGCAAACCATTACTACTGGTCGCGACGATCTTGTATGGTTTGGCTGGAACTTCAGGGCTTTATTTGGAGAGTTTACCTGCAATTTTAGTAGGGCGAGCCTTTCTAGGTTTGGCTGTGGCTGGCGTAATGGTCAGTGCCACCACTTTAATTGCCGATTACTATAGCGGCCCCGCACGGGCGGCTTTTATGGGGCTACAGGCGGGATTTATGGGCTTGGGGGGCGTATTATTTCTGACACTCGGCGGCGCGCTGGCGCAGCAAAATTGGCACTATCCCTTTGGTATTTATCTATTTGCATGGGCGATCGTGCCGTTAATTATGGCGTTTATCCTGGAACCCGATCGGGCTAGATCTCTCGATCCGCGTGAAATTGAAGAGTCTGAAGCACAAAGCTCCTCGCTGCCTGTTGCCGTGCTGGCGATCGTGTATGGATTGACTACACTCAGTCAAATTGCTTTTTATCTAATTCCCGTGCAGTTGCCATTTTTTCTGGAAACTTTGGTGCGCGCACAACCATCGCAGAGCGGCTTGGCGATCGCCTTGTGTACCTTATTTAGCGCGCTGGCTTCAGTTACTTATGGCAAACTCAAACAACGGATGGAATTTATCACCTTTCTACCGATAATTTTTGGCTTGATGGGCATTGGCTACTTGTTAATCGGTCAATCTACTAACTGGCTACAAGTTCTGACTGGACTAGCGATCGCGGGCATGGGGCTGGGAATTTTGATGCCCAACATGACGGTTTGGCTTAGTACTACCGTACCCGATGCTGTGCGGGGTAGAGCATTGGGCGGTCTTTCGACAGCAATGTTTCTAGGGCAATTCTTATCGCCGATCGTCACCCAACCATTTACCAAACCGCTCGGTTTCGGTGGCGTTTACGCCTTGACTGGTGGCATTTTAATCGTCGTCGCTTTAGCATTTGCAGTCTTTAAATCGCAAGTGCGCAACTTAACTCGCTCTCAGGCAATCTAA
- the rnc gene encoding ribonuclease III, which translates to MYPRRQQELIRLIIQLGLPGDTQLDWSLLDIALTHPTVGTPNYEQLEFIGDSVVRLAASEFLWETYPDKSVGDFSAIRKVLVSDRILAQLADSYGFDRYLTLAASAVGDPSGRVSRLADAFEAVLAALYLTTHNLKLIRPWLDPHFQKLATEILQDPARQNYKDALQEWTQAHYKALPEYRVREDAVKIDRFQRFIAEVWFRDRHLGTGTGQSKKAAEQAAAKAAYTQLMEQARG; encoded by the coding sequence ATGTATCCACGGCGACAACAAGAATTAATAAGGTTGATTATTCAGTTGGGATTGCCTGGAGATACGCAGCTCGACTGGTCGTTATTGGATATTGCGTTGACGCATCCGACAGTAGGAACGCCTAACTACGAACAGTTAGAATTTATCGGCGATTCAGTCGTTCGTTTAGCCGCATCAGAATTTTTATGGGAAACGTATCCTGACAAATCTGTCGGTGACTTTTCGGCGATTCGGAAAGTGTTAGTGAGCGATCGAATCTTGGCGCAACTAGCTGATAGTTATGGATTCGATCGCTATCTCACTCTCGCCGCCTCAGCCGTCGGCGACCCCTCCGGACGCGTGTCGCGCCTAGCGGATGCGTTTGAGGCAGTTTTAGCCGCGCTATATCTGACAACGCACAATCTTAAATTAATCCGACCCTGGTTAGATCCACATTTTCAAAAATTAGCCACCGAAATCCTCCAAGATCCCGCACGGCAAAATTATAAAGATGCGCTCCAAGAATGGACGCAAGCACACTATAAAGCTCTCCCAGAATATCGCGTCCGCGAAGATGCGGTCAAAATCGATAGGTTTCAACGCTTTATCGCCGAAGTCTGGTTTCGCGATCGACATCTCGGTACGGGTACCGGACAATCAAAAAAAGCTGCCGAACAAGCCGCTGCGAAAGCAGCCTATACGCAGTTGATGGAGCAGGCTAGGGGGTAG
- a CDS encoding transporter substrate-binding domain-containing protein — protein sequence MKNKRQFNRFKSLFFALLSISIIGNWQMPIQAGTLREIQQRRKLIVAVKDNLPLLGSRDRSGNLQGLEIDIARKLATEIFGNSESIQLVPVANQDRLKVAIDGKVDLTIARVTITPTRSRVVDFSRYYYLDGTAIITDRANIVKNSDLVGKKVAVLNNSTTIASLQFTIPEAKLVGVNNYRQAQSLLATGKVVAIAADRSLLLGWSKTEPKYRLLPNKLSTEALGIVIPKGMQYEPLRELVDRSIERWQADGWLQQRIKYWGL from the coding sequence ATGAAGAATAAACGCCAATTTAATCGATTTAAATCTTTATTCTTCGCCTTACTATCGATCTCAATTATCGGTAATTGGCAAATGCCAATTCAAGCCGGAACCCTCAGAGAAATTCAACAACGCCGAAAATTAATCGTCGCAGTCAAAGATAATTTACCACTACTTGGGTCGCGAGATCGATCGGGGAATTTACAGGGCTTGGAAATCGATATCGCCCGTAAATTAGCCACCGAAATATTTGGCAATTCAGAATCAATTCAACTCGTCCCCGTCGCCAATCAAGATCGACTCAAAGTAGCCATCGACGGTAAAGTCGATCTGACAATTGCTAGAGTCACCATTACACCAACTCGATCGCGAGTAGTTGACTTTAGTCGTTATTATTATTTAGATGGCACGGCAATAATTACAGATCGAGCTAACATCGTCAAAAACAGTGACTTAGTAGGCAAAAAAGTTGCTGTACTAAATAATTCCACAACCATTGCTTCGCTGCAATTTACAATCCCCGAAGCAAAATTAGTCGGCGTAAATAACTATCGCCAAGCACAATCGCTACTCGCAACAGGCAAAGTCGTCGCCATCGCCGCAGATCGGAGTCTGCTGCTCGGATGGAGCAAAACCGAGCCAAAATATCGGCTCTTGCCCAATAAATTATCTACCGAAGCCTTGGGCATCGTTATCCCTAAGGGGATGCAATACGAGCCATTGCGAGAACTAGTCGATCGATCGATCGAACGCTGGCAAGCCGACGGCTGGCTCCAGCAGCGGATTAAGTACTGGGGATTGTAG